CCCCACCTCAAATGGTCCCTGCTCTGAACACCTGCCTGTTCACCTGGTCTCCCTATTGGGAGAGTGACTCATGTGGAAAGACACCAAGTGGCCTTGGTGTTTGTTTAAATCTTGCTCTAAATTGTAACTCACATGATTATTTAAGATCACTGAAGAGAAGCAGgcacagcagggcttccctggtggcgcggtggatgggagtccgcctgccgatgcggggggcgcgggttcgtgccccggtccgggaggatcccgcgtgccgcggagcggctggccccgtgggccatggccgctgagcctgcgcatccggagcctgtgctccgcgacgggagaggccacagcagtgagaggcccgcgtaccgcaaaaaaataaataaataaaaaaaaaataaaaaaagtaggCACAGCAAAAGTTTTAATGGAATCGCTTTGGCCCAGGCAGGGGCAGTTCCCAGATGTCTCAGAAGGTGTGTGAAGAACCCCGAGAACTAGGGGGCATACTCTGAGCCCCCAGGATCCATTTCCCTGAGCAAAAGATTTGGCCCAGGGCGCCCACCTACCTTCCAGTGGCAAGGCCTCTCAAACAGAGAAGGTTCTTGATCTCCTCCTCAAGACTCAGGGGACTGCTGCCCACACGGACACCCACTAGATGCTGATTCGTGTGGAAGGGCTGGCCTGGGCAGCATTGAGGATTCAAGCAGGAAGAGCAGGGGAGGCCAGGCCAGAAATCCTTTTACTCAGCGGAGAACCCCCTAATCTggctgggcagggggcggggcgtcACATACTGGATTTGGAGAAGGCTGTCACTGTCTCCAGGGAGCCCATCTGTGCGGGGAGGGGAGGTTGGAGGGGTAATGGAGGAAGCCCTGTGACGCTCTCCAGCGCAGTGCGAGGCCCGAGTCGGGTGCCTTGATCTCCCAAGGCGCCCCTTGCATCTGCTCCGGCGCGGCCTGTCCCGGGCCGGTTCAGGGCAGGGCGTGGTCCCCGCCAGGTCGCACGCCCTTCTCGGTGATCGCCGGGGACAGAGCCGGGATGGCCCCTGATCCCGCCCCCACGCCCGCTGACCTTGGGTCGGGCGCCCCCTCACCTGACACTCCTGCGGCGGGGCTCCCCCGCCGAACGCCGGCCCACAGAGCAGCgccgggcgggggaggggcgggcgcCGCTCGCGCTCGCGCACTGGAGCCCCCGCACCTCCCTCCCGGCAGCCCGGGTCTGCCGTCGCGAGCGCTGGCCGAACCCGAGGACGCCGAGGACGCCCCAGGCCGGGGGTGTGCGGACGGGGTAGAGCACCCGtgaccccgcccctccccgcgtCGGTTCTCGGGCCGCGGCAGCACCTCGGACAgcgccgggcggggcggggccgcggcGCACCTCCGCCGCGCACGCGCACTGGGACAGCGCTCTCTCCGGGTGGCGCGTGCGCAGCGACGCAGCCCGGGGGACGCAGCGGGGCTGGGGGCGCCAGCGGCTGCGAGCCCGCCGCTCAGGGCGGCGGGGTGGCGAGCAGCAGCGGGGCCAGGTCCATGGTGAGGGCGAAACGGCTGCCCTGCCAGTGCACGTGCGAGGGCAGCTCGGGCGCGCCGGGCGCGTACTCGAAGCAGGCGCTGAGCTCGAAGGCCAGAGCCGATCGCACCAGGCCCACGCCACCTGCGCGCTCCGGCGCCGGGTGGTAGAGACGCCCATTGGAGGACAGGGGCAGTAGGCGCGCCGGCTCGAAGGGCACGGCCAGGGCCTCGCCGCCGCCGCAGTAGGAGAGGCGCGGGGGCTCGGAGCCAGCGGCCAGCAGGTGCGTGAAGACCACGGGACGGTCCTCGCAGCGTAGGTAGTTGCGCTCTCTGCCGCAGGgcgagaggaaggggaaggaggcctCGTAGCGCCCGCTGCGGTTGGGTCTCAGGCGGGAGAAGAAGATGACCAGGAACTGCGGGTCTGTGGTGGGGGGGAGGCCGCGACTGCTCAGCATGCCGGGCCCCGAGGCCCCCTAGGCCCTACTGCCCCAGGCAGGGGGCTCGCCCTGGGTCACACCAAGGGCAGACGCCGGCGGTCGGACAGCCTCCCAGGCCTCACTCTAGATAGGGGGCTTTTGAGCGCAGGACAGCCAGTGCCCTTGGTGTGGTTGGGCAGCGGGGCCCTTCAGGGCCTTCCCcgaaggaagagggaaggtgggggaggagggcgcATCAGTACCTTTGAAGCAGGTGATGAAGTTCTTCATTTTGGAGTCATCCAGGAAAAGCTGTAGAGAGGCAGACCGTGGCCCTTGAGTCCCAGGGGGAATCCCGACAGAGCCGGCCCCAGGGAGAGAAGGCCTGGGCGGGCCTGAGCCCGGGCCAGTGTCCGCTTTCTTTGCTCGTCTGTGCACACCGTGTGCAGGGAGGCGCGTGGAAGGTAAGCCTGGGGGCCCTGCAGACTTCTTTCTCCACATCTACCCCGCACCCCCGGCCTTGCTTCCTCATGCACAGGTCCTCTGGGTTGGCATGCCTTTCCCGcgcctcttccctccccctttcAAGTTTCTAATGAGATGTGCCCCTCCTCCGCGGAGGCTATCTGACTTGCTTCCTCCTGTATATGTAGGATGCCCCCTCCAGGGCTTCCAAAGCAGGCGGGGCGGCCCCGACCTGGGGGCCGCAGGATCTGGGGATGCAAAGCGCGCAGGGCGTAACCACGTGTGGGAGGTGGGCCGCTCGGACCTAACCCTctggggccggggccgggcgCCCCAGTCTGTCCAGCGCGACTGCGGAGGTCGGGTACCCTTACTTTAAAGACCCCGCCTActcaggccccgcccctcacAGGGTCTTCCCTCTGGCCCCGACCCGCAGAAACCCGGCACCAGGCCCCGCCTCTCACGGGAGCCTCCCTcaggccccggccccgcccacctGGCCCTGATGATCCACGTAGTAAAAGTACTCGCGCGTCCGCGGCTCTGGGCTCTGGCCCTGCGTGTAGGAgacgcccccgcccccaccgtaGGCCCGGGTCCCCGGGGACCGCGCCAAGCCGAGGGCCCAGGTCCGCAGCACTCCGCGCGTCGCCCACATCGTCCTTCCGTGCCGGAAGCGGCTAGAGGGTCACGCGAGGGCGGTGCTGCGCTAACGTAAGTCCCCTGGTGTCGGCGACCTCGCGCTTTGGGTTCCGGCGGCGGCCGCGGAGCTCGTCCCCACCCCCCGGGCTTTGCTTGTTCCCCGGACCCCGGGCGGTTCCGACACTTCCTTCTCTGGGATTTAGGGGCGCGCCGCCCTGCCGTCCGgctgggaaaggggtggggggcggggcctccCGACGGTGGGGTTCGGGTGTGAGACGCGGGTGCGGGCGATTTCGGGAACAGGGATACGGGCTGGGGACGGGGCGCTGCCGGGCATGCGGGCCCTGTCCCTCCGCCCTCGGAGGCTGGTTGCTCTCACGTGGGCGAGGTACCCGCCCTGTCTCTTCCCCCAACCCCtaggaagccccccccccccggtggGGCAATCTGCCTGTCCAGCTGGGTGCTGAACCGAGAGGTGGTGAATAAACACTGCCTAGAAGCCTATGCCAGCTTGCGGGTAAGGTAGCTCAGAAAAAGCTCCCCTCCCAATCAAGCAGGGCTTTCGGGCTCAGTTGTGATACCCCAGGTGCCTCGCACCTTGCGCGCCTACCTGGAGTCTCGTCCCCGTTCCCGGGAAGCTGCCTtgctctcccccccaccccctgctgcccCCATTCATTCTCCCTTGGCCTGGCTTCCACCCTGGTGCCCACACCAGCTACCGACTGGCCGCTGATAGCTGCCCCGCCGCAACTGGAAGGAATGGGATGCGACAGGCTCGCAAGTGTCCATACGTACTTTATTCACACAAAGTGTCATCTCTCGAGTCCGTGCATCAGAGCGAGAGTCTGTGGCCGGGCCGCCCCTACCCAGGCCCCGAGACCCCCGGACTGAGGACGCTCCCCCAGTGGACACCAGGCCTCGGCAGGACtgggttcttttgttcttaataaataaaaactcaactctaaatatatatatatatatatatatatatatatatatataaccggGGAGAAATTAAGTTTTACCACAATTGGAACTCAAATTACAAATTGGAAAATGTACAAACTGAGAGTCTAGATacctcccctccacccacccaccctacCCCCCGCCCCGGCTCTGGCCTCGAGGAAGGGCAGTCGCCGGTGCCCCTCTGGTCCCCCAGTTCAGGGCTCCTTCCCTCTCATCTGCTGCAGGTCCTGGATGGGGATGGGGCAGGGTTTGATTTTTGGTCAGAAGCCAAGAGGGtggagaagaaaatgaaggaatgatCTCAACTTGTCTGCAGAGGACGGGAGAAGCCTCAAATAAATAACATTTGGGTTAAGACTATGTCATTAGCAAATTTAGTTCTTATATCTTTCGCTCTATTTATATCTCTATACACAGGCGGGTTGGGATGCGGGATAGATTCTGAATTTATAGTTACACGAAGAAAAAAtactcttgcccctcccccaccctgcccaaAGAATGCCTGCCCaaccctgcccccaaccccagagGACTTTGGCTTGGGGGCCCCTTTCTACCCAGAGAGAGCCTATCGGGCCCAGCACCAGCCAGGTTCTGCTCTGGTGGTGAAAAGCCCAGAGCCCTGGAGCCCCCAAACTCCTGTGCAGTCACCACGCTGGAGGCCAcaagtggcagggggagggggcgggaaggGACTGGGGAGGGCGGAAGTCGCAGATCAGGAGACCCCCCCAGGtcagggggagggcagaggaagagCAAGATGGGCAGCCGGGCTGGGCCGGGGCCAAGCTGAGCGCAGCAGCCCCAGCAAGGCGGCTCACCCCAGCAAGGGCGGCTTGTGCTCTCGGGCCGGCCGGGAGGGGCAGGGTCACTTGGCTCCAGGAAACAGAAGGCACTTTCTCGCGGCCGGACCGCGGCTGGCGGTGGGCGCGGCAGCGCCGAACGACACGGCCACGAGGCCCGGGGCGGGGCAGAGGCGCCCTTCCCGCAGCCCCTCTGCCTTGGTTGCGCCTTCAGGCCGAGGGCCCGGGtcgggggatgcgggttccagGGCTGGTGCGGGCATGGGCGGAGCCGGCATGCTACCTCCGCTTCTCGGgcgtcccctcccccctccccgcgtGCCCCCTGCCCGGGCGCAGCCGGGCAGGCTCTGTCCCCACCCTCGGTCCCTCGGTGCCCACGCGCTATAGCACGCCCTCCATGAAGGTGGTGTCCAGGTGCTGGATGAGCACGCGCAGGAAAGACATCTCCTTGCGAGTGTTCTCAAAGATGATGCGCGGGTCGTCCGAGCGGCAGCGCAGGCAGTTGGGCGCCATCACCATGGCCAGGTTGCTGACGTCCATCTTGGTGATGGCCACATTGGCGGGCTGCACGAACACCTGCGCGGGGAGCGGGGAGCTGCGGgtgggccggggcggggcgcggAGGGGCGGGGCGCGGAGGGGCGGCACCGCCTACCTGGAGGAAACGGATGAGGTAGCACAGCACCAGGCGGTTGATGCGGGGCAGCGCGTGCACCACGGCCACGGCGGCCTCGGGGCTCTCGTAGTGCGCGATGCACTGCTCGTAGAACTCGTGGGGGATCAGGG
This sequence is a window from Orcinus orca chromosome 17, mOrcOrc1.1, whole genome shotgun sequence. Protein-coding genes within it:
- the C17H8orf82 gene encoding UPF0598 protein C8orf82 homolog, whose protein sequence is MWATRGVLRTWALGLARSPGTRAYGGGGGVSYTQGQSPEPRTREYFYYVDHQGQLFLDDSKMKNFITCFKDPQFLVIFFSRLRPNRSGRYEASFPFLSPCGRERNYLRCEDRPVVFTHLLAAGSEPPRLSYCGGGEALAVPFEPARLLPLSSNGRLYHPAPERAGGVGLVRSALAFELSACFEYAPGAPELPSHVHWQGSRFALTMDLAPLLLATPPP